A single region of the Plantactinospora soyae genome encodes:
- the corA gene encoding magnesium/cobalt transporter CorA, which produces MPDRVDHDRVDLNGNGRPRPRAWTAPVRAVTRMLNTEVGQQQTPESRAEHGGVVDCGLYVDGVRQPGEWSHADALEAARAQSGAFVWLGVHEPSSAEMAGIAETYGLHELAVEDAVKAEQRPKLERFGEVTFLVLRTVRYVRHGELTENSDVIETGQVMLFIGPDFVVSVRHGDACRLAPVRSDLESRREILGQGPWAVAYAVMDRVVDIYLEVTDRVGDDLDVLEGEVFARQAHGRIQRIYQMKRELVEFKRAVVPLQRPLMTLTAQVNRNVPKEIRRYFRDVQDHVTRTVEQVSAYDDLLNSILQARLAQVTVEQNNDMRKIAAWAAIAAVWTAIAGIYGMNFTFMPETTWKYGYPVVLALMLAISLGLYRWFRRNRWL; this is translated from the coding sequence ATGCCGGATCGAGTCGATCACGATCGAGTTGACCTCAACGGGAACGGCAGGCCGAGACCCCGGGCCTGGACCGCGCCGGTACGCGCGGTGACCCGGATGCTGAACACCGAGGTGGGCCAGCAGCAGACTCCGGAGAGTCGCGCCGAGCACGGCGGTGTCGTCGACTGCGGCCTCTACGTCGACGGGGTACGTCAGCCCGGCGAGTGGAGCCACGCCGATGCCCTGGAGGCGGCCCGCGCACAGTCCGGCGCCTTCGTCTGGCTCGGCGTGCACGAGCCGAGTTCGGCGGAGATGGCCGGCATCGCGGAGACGTACGGGCTGCACGAGTTGGCGGTCGAGGACGCGGTCAAGGCGGAACAGCGCCCCAAGCTGGAGCGGTTCGGTGAGGTCACCTTCCTCGTGCTGCGTACCGTCCGTTACGTCCGGCACGGCGAGCTGACCGAGAACTCCGACGTGATCGAGACCGGCCAGGTGATGCTCTTCATCGGCCCCGACTTCGTGGTCAGCGTGCGGCACGGCGACGCGTGCCGGCTCGCTCCGGTCCGGTCGGATCTGGAGAGCCGGCGGGAGATCCTGGGCCAGGGGCCCTGGGCGGTGGCGTACGCCGTGATGGACCGGGTGGTCGACATCTACCTGGAGGTGACCGACCGGGTCGGCGACGATCTGGACGTCCTCGAGGGCGAGGTGTTCGCCCGCCAGGCGCACGGCCGGATCCAGCGGATCTACCAGATGAAGCGGGAACTGGTCGAGTTCAAGCGGGCCGTGGTCCCGTTGCAGCGGCCGCTGATGACCCTGACCGCCCAGGTGAACCGGAACGTGCCGAAGGAGATCCGGCGGTACTTCCGCGACGTGCAGGACCACGTGACCCGGACGGTCGAGCAGGTCAGCGCCTACGACGACCTGCTGAACTCCATCCTGCAGGCCCGACTCGCCCAGGTGACGGTCGAACAGAACAACGACATGCGCAAGATCGCCGCATGGGCCGCCATCGCGGCGGTCTGGACCGCGATCGCCGGGATCTACGGGATGAACTTCACCTTCATGCCGGAGACCACCTGGAAGTACGGCTATCCCGTCGTCCTGGCCCTGATGCTGGCGATCTCGTTGGGTCTCTACCGCTGGTTCCGGCGCAACCGCTGGCTCTGA
- a CDS encoding peptidylprolyl isomerase, translating into MAEAVYATLHTNAGPIRLELFPNHAPKTVTNFVELAEGTKQYTDPRTGQPGSGPYYDGTISHRVISGFMVQMGDPTGTGRGGPGYNFADEFHPDLRFDRPYLLAMANAGPGTNGSQFFITVGATPHLNNRHTIFGQVADEDSAKVVDSIANAPTGAMDRPIQDVVIERVQIERKDG; encoded by the coding sequence GTGGCCGAGGCCGTCTACGCAACTCTGCACACCAACGCCGGGCCGATCCGGCTGGAGCTCTTTCCCAACCACGCACCCAAGACCGTCACCAACTTCGTGGAGCTCGCCGAGGGCACCAAGCAGTACACCGACCCGCGTACCGGTCAGCCGGGCAGTGGGCCGTACTACGACGGCACGATCTCGCACCGGGTGATCAGCGGCTTCATGGTCCAGATGGGTGACCCGACCGGCACCGGCCGGGGTGGCCCGGGTTACAACTTCGCCGACGAGTTCCACCCGGACCTGCGGTTCGACCGGCCGTACCTGCTGGCGATGGCGAACGCCGGGCCCGGCACCAACGGCTCGCAGTTCTTCATCACCGTCGGAGCGACGCCGCACCTGAACAACCGGCACACCATCTTCGGGCAGGTCGCGGACGAGGACTCGGCCAAGGTCGTCGATTCGATCGCGAACGCGCCGACCGGAGCCATGGACCGGCCGATCCAGGATGTCGTCATCGAGCGCGTCCAGATCGAGCGTAAAGACGGCTGA
- a CDS encoding rhomboid family intramembrane serine protease, producing MSESPPTTPVCYRHPSRETYVRCTRCERPICPDCMREASVGHQCPECVAEGRKTSRPARTVFGGGAAGHAGYVTKALIAVNVLLILLSVYSARGGNSLAGAGFGGLLGGSTPLTNWGAVLGLDIVFPFGPEEGVAAGEYYRLFTAMFLHYGPLHLLMNMWALWVLGRSLEATLGPLRFLALYLVAGVGGNVAAYLFSDPTARTVGASTAIFGLFAALFVIMRRMGRDTSSVIPILVINLVFTFAVPGISIAGHLGGLTAGAAMALVLAYAPRSRRTLFQVGGGAVIGLVLTGLTLMQTAALLS from the coding sequence ATGAGCGAGTCTCCTCCGACCACCCCGGTCTGTTATCGCCACCCGTCCCGGGAGACCTACGTCCGGTGTACGCGGTGCGAGCGGCCGATCTGCCCGGACTGCATGCGGGAGGCCTCGGTCGGGCACCAGTGCCCGGAGTGTGTGGCCGAGGGGCGGAAAACGTCCCGGCCGGCGCGCACCGTCTTCGGTGGCGGTGCCGCCGGCCACGCGGGCTACGTGACCAAGGCGTTGATCGCGGTCAACGTCCTGCTGATCCTGCTCTCCGTCTACTCCGCCCGGGGCGGTAACTCGCTCGCCGGGGCCGGATTCGGCGGGCTGCTCGGCGGGTCGACCCCGCTGACCAACTGGGGAGCGGTGCTCGGCCTGGACATCGTCTTTCCGTTCGGCCCGGAGGAGGGCGTCGCGGCGGGCGAGTACTACCGGCTGTTCACCGCGATGTTCCTGCACTACGGGCCGCTGCACCTGCTGATGAACATGTGGGCGCTCTGGGTGCTGGGCCGCTCTCTGGAGGCCACCCTCGGGCCACTGCGGTTCCTGGCGCTGTACCTGGTCGCCGGGGTGGGCGGCAACGTCGCGGCGTACCTGTTCAGCGATCCGACGGCGCGTACCGTCGGCGCCTCGACCGCGATCTTCGGACTCTTCGCCGCGCTGTTCGTGATCATGCGGCGGATGGGTCGGGACACCTCGTCGGTGATTCCGATCCTCGTGATCAACCTGGTCTTCACCTTCGCCGTACCCGGCATCTCCATCGCCGGTCACCTGGGTGGTCTGACGGCTGGCGCCGCCATGGCCCTGGTGCTGGCCTACGCCCCACGGTCCCGGCGCACGCTGTTCCAGGTCGGTGGCGGTGCGGTGATCGGGCTGGTGCTGACCGGGCTGACCCTGATGCAGACGGCCGCCCTGCTGAGCTGA
- a CDS encoding PH domain-containing protein, with product MHSDPDIPPLRWRVNRALPVLKLTGAALFVALGAAFADGDPVRLGIAALVALGLLGWGVRDLVAPVRLAADAGGVTVPRGFAGRRYIPWAEVEQISVDSRPRLGLRSETLEIDTGASIHLFSQYDLGAPPTDVAAVLESARPTSATGQSSDPSH from the coding sequence GTGCACTCCGACCCGGACATCCCGCCGCTTCGCTGGCGCGTCAACCGGGCGCTGCCCGTACTCAAGCTGACCGGCGCGGCGCTCTTCGTCGCGCTGGGCGCGGCCTTCGCCGACGGCGACCCGGTACGGCTCGGCATCGCCGCCCTCGTCGCGCTCGGCCTGCTCGGCTGGGGCGTACGGGATCTCGTCGCCCCGGTGAGACTCGCGGCCGATGCCGGCGGCGTCACCGTGCCCAGAGGATTCGCCGGCCGACGGTACATCCCCTGGGCGGAGGTCGAGCAGATCAGCGTCGACAGCCGACCCCGGCTCGGGCTGCGCAGCGAGACACTGGAGATCGACACCGGTGCCTCGATCCACCTGTTCAGCCAGTACGACCTCGGCGCACCCCCGACGGACGTCGCCGCCGTACTGGAGAGCGCACGCCCGACCTCGGCGACGGGCCAGTCCAGCGACCCGTCGCACTGA
- a CDS encoding thiolase family protein, with protein MADAVIVGAVRTPVGRRRGGLAPVHPVDLSARVLAALAERAGLDPAEVDDVIWGCVSQVGEQAWNVGRNAVLAAGWPESVPGTTLDRQCGSSQQALHFAAAAVLSGQADLVVAGGVESMTRVPMGSSIQPPADGTPAGTGLPYGGQLRDRYRGRPGFAADDPVPFSQGVGAEMIAQRWRLSRTQLDEYALASHQKAAAAQDAGAFEPEIVPVAVPDGAKVALDEGIRRDTTLARLAELPTPFRADGMVTAGSASQISDGAAALAVTSSDWARERGLRPLARIHTAVVAADDPVLMLTAPIPATAKALRRAGLGIEEIGVYEVNEAFAPVPLAWLAETEADPTRLNPRGGAIALGHPLGGSGARIMTTMLQHMRDNGIRYGLQTMCEGGGMANATIVELL; from the coding sequence ATGGCGGACGCGGTCATCGTCGGTGCGGTACGGACCCCGGTCGGACGGCGCCGAGGCGGACTCGCCCCGGTGCATCCGGTCGACCTGTCGGCGCGGGTGCTGGCCGCGCTGGCCGAGCGCGCCGGGCTGGACCCGGCCGAAGTGGACGACGTGATCTGGGGATGCGTGTCCCAGGTCGGCGAGCAGGCGTGGAACGTCGGCCGGAACGCCGTACTCGCCGCCGGTTGGCCGGAGTCGGTGCCGGGTACCACGCTGGACCGGCAGTGCGGATCGAGCCAGCAGGCGTTGCACTTCGCCGCCGCCGCCGTCCTTTCCGGGCAGGCGGACCTGGTGGTCGCCGGTGGCGTGGAGTCGATGACCCGGGTACCGATGGGCAGCAGCATCCAGCCTCCGGCCGACGGCACACCGGCCGGCACCGGGCTGCCGTACGGCGGCCAGCTCCGGGACCGCTACCGGGGCCGGCCGGGCTTCGCCGCAGACGATCCGGTGCCGTTCAGCCAGGGCGTCGGCGCGGAGATGATCGCGCAGCGGTGGCGGCTGTCCCGGACCCAGCTCGACGAGTACGCACTGGCCAGCCACCAGAAGGCGGCCGCCGCCCAGGACGCCGGCGCGTTCGAGCCCGAGATCGTTCCGGTCGCCGTACCCGACGGGGCGAAGGTCGCCCTCGACGAGGGGATCCGCCGCGACACCACCCTGGCCCGGCTGGCCGAACTGCCGACCCCGTTCCGGGCCGACGGAATGGTCACCGCCGGATCCGCCTCGCAGATCTCCGACGGCGCCGCGGCGCTCGCCGTGACCAGTTCGGACTGGGCCCGGGAACGGGGTCTGCGACCGTTGGCCCGGATCCACACCGCCGTGGTCGCCGCCGACGATCCGGTACTGATGCTCACCGCGCCGATCCCGGCCACCGCGAAGGCGCTGCGCCGGGCCGGGCTGGGAATCGAGGAGATCGGGGTGTACGAGGTCAACGAGGCGTTCGCTCCGGTTCCGCTGGCCTGGCTGGCCGAGACCGAGGCCGATCCGACCCGACTCAACCCCCGGGGCGGGGCGATCGCCCTGGGACATCCGCTCGGCGGCTCGGGCGCCCGGATCATGACCACGATGCTCCAGCACATGCGCGACAACGGCATCCGCTACGGCCTGCAGACCATGTGCGAGGGCGGCGGGATGGCCAACGCAACCATCGTGGAACTTCTATAA
- a CDS encoding response regulator → MAVDAYPRGLVLVVEDERSIADLVRLYLTRDGFGVHVEHDGIAGLDAARRMRPVACVLDIALPGMAGTEVCRQMRAVGDWTPVIFLTARDDEVDRVVGLELGADDYVTKPFSPRELVARIRAVLRRTGGTPDGAERPRVVGPVTLDPVRRLVTVGGIPVQLTSTEFDLLAHLMGRPGRVFTREELLASVWGYAAHTGTRTVDVHVAQVRGKLGGAAEVIRTHRGVGYACAD, encoded by the coding sequence GTGGCCGTCGATGCGTACCCGCGAGGTCTCGTCCTCGTCGTCGAGGACGAGCGGTCCATCGCCGACCTGGTCCGCCTCTATCTGACCCGGGACGGGTTCGGGGTGCACGTCGAGCACGACGGCATCGCCGGGCTCGACGCCGCCCGCCGGATGCGTCCGGTCGCCTGCGTGCTTGACATCGCCTTGCCCGGGATGGCCGGTACCGAGGTCTGTCGCCAGATGCGTGCTGTCGGCGACTGGACGCCGGTAATCTTCCTCACCGCCCGCGACGACGAGGTGGACCGGGTCGTCGGCCTGGAACTCGGTGCCGACGACTATGTGACCAAGCCGTTCAGTCCTCGGGAGTTGGTGGCCCGGATCCGGGCGGTGCTGCGCCGGACCGGCGGTACCCCGGACGGTGCGGAGCGGCCCCGGGTGGTCGGCCCGGTCACGCTCGACCCGGTACGGCGACTGGTCACCGTGGGCGGAATCCCGGTACAGCTCACCTCCACCGAGTTCGACCTGCTGGCGCACCTGATGGGCCGGCCGGGACGGGTGTTCACCCGGGAGGAACTGCTCGCCAGCGTCTGGGGCTACGCGGCGCACACCGGAACCCGCACCGTCGACGTGCACGTGGCGCAGGTACGGGGAAAGCTCGGCGGCGCCGCCGAGGTGATCCGGACCCATCGCGGCGTCGGGTACGCCTGTGCCGACTGA
- a CDS encoding sensor histidine kinase translates to MTARAVAVSCAVALVSVFVTAVIALPLAARSAERQASDALTAQARLAAEALRPRIDRGRTVDEERIVRQLRNQGIDAYLIRAGRADRPGLPDQVVDRVAGGRNFSGLRQLAGQPTMIEGRWLPGGNGVVLARPATTGLWQEIVGWLWLPLLAGLAAGVVAGALLARRLARPISNAATAAARLRAGDRAVRVPVEPPEEAADLAYALNDLAAALAQSEGRQREFLLSVSHELRTPLTAIRGYAEALADGVVGPDGGQRAGQIMLTEAEHLDRLVTDLLSLARLEAADFALEPVPVDLDQLGRDATQTWAARCAALGVVLRTETPAVPTWVHTDPGRIRQVVDGLLENALRVVPPGATIVLAVRPPAPDEPAGAVLEVRDGGPGLADDDLAVAFERGALRQRYQGVRKVGSGLGLALAAGLVRRLGGRISAGHAPEGGARFTVWLPAVGAVPHRTC, encoded by the coding sequence CTGACGGCCCGCGCGGTCGCGGTCAGTTGCGCGGTGGCCCTGGTGTCGGTCTTCGTGACCGCCGTGATCGCCCTCCCGCTCGCCGCCCGCTCGGCGGAGCGGCAGGCCAGCGACGCGTTGACCGCACAGGCCCGGCTGGCAGCCGAGGCGCTGCGCCCCCGGATCGACCGGGGACGGACGGTCGACGAGGAGCGGATCGTCCGACAACTGCGCAACCAGGGGATCGACGCGTACCTGATCCGGGCCGGCCGCGCCGACCGGCCCGGACTGCCGGACCAGGTGGTGGATCGGGTGGCCGGGGGCCGGAACTTCTCCGGGCTCCGGCAGCTCGCCGGCCAGCCGACCATGATCGAGGGCCGCTGGTTGCCGGGCGGCAACGGCGTCGTGCTGGCCCGTCCGGCGACCACCGGCCTCTGGCAGGAGATCGTCGGGTGGCTCTGGCTGCCGCTGCTCGCCGGGCTCGCGGCCGGAGTCGTCGCCGGGGCGTTGCTCGCCCGCCGGTTGGCTCGGCCGATCAGCAACGCGGCCACGGCGGCGGCCCGGCTACGCGCCGGCGACCGGGCGGTCCGGGTACCGGTGGAACCGCCGGAGGAGGCCGCCGACCTGGCGTACGCGCTCAACGACCTGGCCGCCGCGCTCGCCCAGAGTGAGGGACGGCAGCGGGAGTTCCTGCTCTCCGTCTCGCACGAGTTGCGTACGCCGTTGACCGCGATCCGTGGCTACGCCGAGGCCCTGGCCGACGGGGTGGTCGGCCCGGACGGGGGCCAGCGGGCCGGTCAGATCATGCTGACCGAGGCGGAACACCTCGATCGGCTGGTCACCGATCTGCTGTCGCTGGCCCGGCTGGAGGCGGCCGACTTCGCGCTGGAGCCGGTGCCGGTCGACCTCGACCAGTTGGGTCGCGATGCCACGCAGACCTGGGCGGCCCGGTGCGCGGCCCTCGGCGTCGTGCTGCGGACCGAGACTCCGGCCGTACCGACCTGGGTCCATACCGATCCCGGACGGATCCGGCAGGTCGTCGACGGGCTGTTGGAGAACGCGCTCCGGGTGGTGCCGCCGGGGGCGACGATCGTGCTCGCGGTACGGCCGCCGGCTCCGGACGAGCCGGCGGGTGCCGTGCTGGAGGTCCGGGACGGTGGGCCGGGGCTCGCCGACGACGACCTCGCGGTCGCCTTCGAACGCGGCGCGTTGCGGCAGCGGTACCAGGGGGTCCGTAAGGTCGGCAGCGGCCTGGGCCTGGCGCTCGCCGCCGGGCTGGTTCGCCGGCTCGGCGGCCGGATCAGCGCGGGGCACGCCCCGGAGGGCGGCGCCCGGTTCACCGTCTGGCTGCCGGCCGTCGGTGCGGTCCCGCACCGGACGTGCTGA
- a CDS encoding glycosyltransferase family 2 protein, with the protein MKLSILMPVYNEEERVADALKQALAVDYPCEIELVVVDDGSRDGTGEILGRVDDTRLRVITHPRNAGKGAAIKSAVDNADGEYMVILDADLEYDPQDIPKLLAPVLDGRATVVYGNRTFGSHSAYSFWYVMGNKAVTTAANVLFNSYIGDLETCFKLMPVALYRSLDVRSRGFGMEAEVTGKLLRRRIRPYEVPISYRARGREEGKKITWKDGVEALFILGRERTRRRALPGRR; encoded by the coding sequence GTGAAGCTCTCGATCCTCATGCCGGTCTACAACGAGGAAGAACGTGTCGCGGACGCCCTCAAGCAGGCGCTCGCGGTCGACTACCCGTGCGAGATCGAGCTTGTTGTGGTCGATGACGGTAGCCGTGATGGTACCGGAGAGATCCTCGGACGGGTCGACGACACCCGGCTCCGGGTGATCACCCATCCGCGCAACGCGGGGAAGGGCGCCGCGATCAAGAGCGCGGTCGACAACGCCGACGGCGAGTACATGGTGATCCTGGACGCCGACCTGGAGTACGACCCGCAGGACATCCCCAAGCTCCTCGCCCCGGTGCTGGACGGCCGGGCGACCGTGGTCTACGGAAATCGAACATTCGGCAGCCACAGCGCCTACAGCTTCTGGTACGTGATGGGCAACAAGGCCGTCACCACGGCCGCCAACGTGCTGTTCAACTCCTACATCGGCGACCTGGAGACCTGCTTCAAGCTGATGCCGGTCGCGCTGTACCGCTCCCTGGACGTGCGTTCCCGTGGGTTCGGAATGGAGGCGGAGGTGACCGGCAAGCTGCTGCGTCGCCGGATCCGCCCGTACGAGGTGCCGATCAGTTACCGGGCCCGGGGTCGGGAAGAGGGCAAGAAGATCACCTGGAAGGACGGCGTCGAGGCGCTGTTCATCCTCGGCCGGGAGCGGACCCGTCGCCGGGCCCTCCCCGGCCGCCGCTGA
- a CDS encoding transketolase, protein MTTTSTAPDPPVGTATRNRRPGRPARLGPLLRRLTGDEKHAPSAHSTLDVLWVLYDRILRVSPETADSPDRDRFLLSKGHGPAAYYAVLAARGFIPEDWLDDLAGPDSRLGHHPDRTLVPGVEIGTGSLGHGLGLGVGTALGLRAQGLDLPRVYVLLGDAELDEGSNHEAIAYAGATGLATLTAIVIDNQSASHGWPGGIASRFTVHGWTARTVDGRDHDAIETALTIGQPDRPHVLVAVVEAKG, encoded by the coding sequence ATGACCACGACCTCCACCGCGCCCGACCCGCCGGTCGGCACCGCGACCCGGAACCGGCGCCCCGGACGGCCGGCCCGACTCGGGCCGCTGCTCCGCCGGTTGACCGGCGACGAGAAACACGCGCCCAGCGCCCATTCGACCCTCGACGTGCTCTGGGTGCTCTACGACCGGATCCTGCGGGTCTCGCCGGAGACCGCCGACTCGCCGGACCGGGACCGCTTCCTGCTCTCCAAGGGCCACGGACCGGCCGCCTACTACGCCGTACTCGCCGCCAGGGGATTCATCCCGGAGGACTGGCTCGACGACCTCGCCGGTCCGGATAGCCGGCTCGGGCACCACCCCGACCGGACCCTGGTACCCGGGGTCGAGATCGGCACCGGCTCACTCGGCCACGGCCTCGGGCTGGGCGTCGGCACCGCACTCGGGCTGCGGGCCCAGGGCCTGGACCTACCCCGGGTGTACGTGCTGCTCGGCGACGCCGAACTGGACGAGGGCTCGAACCACGAGGCGATCGCGTACGCCGGTGCGACCGGACTGGCCACGCTCACCGCGATCGTGATCGACAACCAGTCCGCCAGTCACGGCTGGCCCGGCGGGATCGCGAGCCGGTTCACAGTGCACGGCTGGACCGCCCGCACCGTCGACGGCCGAGACCACGACGCGATCGAGACCGCCCTCACCATCGGCCAACCGGACCGGCCGCACGTGCTCGTCGCCGTCGTCGAAGCCAAGGGATGA
- the soxR gene encoding redox-sensitive transcriptional activator SoxR, translating into MRQESLTIGELAVRSGVAPSALRYYERLGLIRAGRTGGNQRRFERAELRRVSFIRIAQQLGVSLEDIRSALDALPNSRTPNKADWAQLSATWRSRLDDKIDLLTRLRDSLTNCIGCGCLSLRSCSLYNPDDELAQQGPGPRRMLP; encoded by the coding sequence GTGCGGCAGGAGAGTCTGACCATCGGCGAGCTGGCGGTCCGGTCCGGCGTGGCGCCGTCGGCGCTGCGCTACTACGAGCGGCTCGGGCTGATCCGGGCCGGTCGTACCGGCGGCAACCAGCGGCGCTTCGAGCGGGCCGAGCTGCGCCGGGTGTCCTTCATCCGGATCGCCCAGCAGCTCGGAGTGTCCCTGGAGGACATCCGGTCCGCGCTCGACGCGCTGCCAAACTCGCGTACCCCGAACAAGGCCGACTGGGCGCAGCTCTCCGCGACCTGGCGGAGCCGGCTGGACGACAAGATCGATCTGTTGACCCGGCTCCGGGACAGCCTGACCAACTGCATCGGTTGTGGATGCCTTTCGTTGCGCAGTTGCAGCCTCTACAACCCGGACGACGAGCTGGCCCAACAGGGACCGGGCCCGCGCCGGATGCTCCCGTGA
- a CDS encoding NAD(P)H-quinone oxidoreductase — protein sequence MKAITVPSPGGPDALLWADVPDPTPGPDEVVVDIRASAVNRADLLQRQGLYPPPAGAPPYPGLECAGVISAVGAEVTGWTVGQPVCALLTGGGYAERVAVPAGQLLPVPKGIELTDAAALPEVACTVWSNVARLARLGAGETLLVHGGGSGIGTFAVQFGAVLGATVLATARAGKHDRLRELGATSVIDYTTEDFVEATKEATDGRGADVILDIIGGSYLGRNVAALATGGRLVVIGMQGGRRGELDLGALLAKRASVTATALRSRPAADKAAIVQGVLENVWPLVESGAIRPVVDRRLPMTQAAEAHRVVDSGSHFGKVLLTVD from the coding sequence ATGAAGGCGATCACTGTCCCCTCACCGGGCGGCCCCGACGCGCTGCTCTGGGCCGATGTGCCCGACCCGACCCCCGGACCCGACGAAGTGGTGGTCGACATCCGCGCCAGCGCGGTGAACCGGGCCGACCTGCTGCAACGCCAGGGCCTCTACCCACCGCCGGCCGGCGCCCCGCCGTACCCGGGGCTGGAGTGCGCGGGCGTGATCAGCGCGGTCGGAGCCGAGGTGACCGGCTGGACCGTGGGTCAACCGGTCTGCGCCCTGCTCACCGGCGGCGGATACGCCGAACGGGTGGCCGTGCCGGCCGGGCAGCTCCTGCCGGTACCGAAGGGCATCGAACTGACCGACGCGGCCGCGCTGCCCGAGGTGGCCTGCACGGTCTGGTCGAACGTGGCCCGGCTGGCCCGGCTGGGTGCCGGCGAGACGCTGCTCGTACACGGTGGGGGCAGCGGCATCGGCACCTTCGCGGTCCAGTTCGGAGCCGTGCTCGGCGCCACCGTCCTGGCCACCGCCCGGGCCGGCAAGCACGACCGGCTACGCGAACTCGGCGCCACCTCGGTCATCGACTACACCACCGAGGATTTCGTCGAGGCGACGAAGGAGGCCACGGACGGCCGGGGCGCCGACGTCATCCTGGACATCATCGGCGGGTCGTACCTGGGCCGCAACGTCGCCGCACTGGCCACCGGCGGCCGGCTCGTGGTGATCGGGATGCAGGGCGGGCGTCGGGGGGAACTGGACCTGGGCGCGCTGCTCGCCAAGCGGGCCTCGGTGACCGCGACCGCGCTGCGCTCCCGACCGGCGGCGGACAAGGCCGCGATCGTCCAGGGCGTACTTGAAAACGTCTGGCCGCTGGTCGAGTCGGGTGCGATCCGGCCCGTCGTCGACCGTCGGCTGCCGATGACCCAGGCCGCTGAGGCCCACCGGGTGGTCGACTCGGGCTCGCACTTCGGCAAGGTCCTGCTCACCGTCGACTGA